A single Magnetovibrio sp. PR-2 DNA region contains:
- the lexA gene encoding transcriptional repressor LexA, which yields MLTKKQHQLLMLIDERLRETGVPPSFDEMKDALGLKSKSGIHRLISGLEERGFIRRLPHKARALEILKMPENVDAGSKAPAPETATPGNVVRGQFGAKPTPAHSGNGNGMVEVPMLGRIAAGTHLHGIEQTAEYLNIPPDMLGGVGDHFCLEVDGESMIEAGIQDGDTVIIEKTENARNGAIVVALVDGEETTLKYIHSKGDTVALEPANKDHETRIFGSDRVLVQGRLVGLLRKY from the coding sequence ATGCTGACCAAGAAGCAACACCAACTGTTGATGCTGATCGACGAACGCTTGCGCGAAACGGGCGTGCCGCCGTCATTTGATGAAATGAAGGATGCGCTGGGCCTGAAGTCCAAATCCGGCATTCACCGCCTGATCAGCGGCTTGGAAGAACGCGGCTTTATCCGTCGCCTGCCCCACAAGGCGCGGGCCTTGGAAATCCTCAAAATGCCGGAAAACGTGGATGCAGGCAGCAAAGCCCCAGCTCCCGAAACCGCTACGCCCGGAAACGTCGTGCGCGGCCAATTCGGCGCAAAACCGACGCCTGCACATTCCGGCAACGGCAATGGCATGGTCGAAGTGCCCATGTTGGGCCGCATTGCCGCGGGCACGCACCTGCACGGCATCGAACAGACTGCGGAATACCTTAACATCCCGCCCGATATGCTGGGCGGTGTGGGGGATCACTTCTGCTTGGAAGTTGACGGCGAATCCATGATCGAAGCTGGCATTCAAGACGGCGATACGGTGATCATCGAAAAAACCGAAAATGCGCGCAATGGCGCCATCGTCGTGGCGCTGGTGGACGGCGAAGAAACCACGCTGAAGTACATTCACTCCAAGGGCGACACGGTGGCCCTGGAACCCGCCAACAAAGATCACGAAACCCGCATTTTTGGGTCCGACCGCGTGCTGGTTCAGGGGCGCTTGGTGGGGTTGTTGAGGAAGTATTGA
- a CDS encoding aldehyde ferredoxin oxidoreductase C-terminal domain-containing protein — translation MRTYLHIDLKTRSVRKEEQSGETLARAGRYMIAKTLLESGAAKASPLAPANPLIFSAGPFAGTNFSNANRLSVGCKSPLTGGVKESNAGGTFAFAMGQLEISGITLNDASDDWVVIYIPKDGEIVFDDASPYMGKGNMEAAAMLHEKYGDKTSIALCGPVGEYQGLIAGIAFSDTDNRPSRLAARGGVGAVMGSKKVKAIVADKHKMPQFHERKKLMMAVKSYGDKIVADPKAQGLATLGTALAADVTNHIGALPVNNFSIGSATIDMDPPFPMGGEAIHEQNKARGGDVSHACMPGCQIKCSNVYVDKKGEEIVSPLEYETIGLLGTNCGLKDPDDVAYMNYDCNDLGIDTIEAGALIGVLMEAGDGAFGDVDFMRQVMKDMMDGTERGRELAQGVAIVGEKRGLKRLPVIKKQALSAYDPRVTEVTAISMMTTVQGADHTVGNSPTFPSTEHTVEELVQESYNLQVLCASNDSLGLCLFGRAVSNANQQMVIDALNDALGTDLPVNFYADIGRDTLLLERQFNQDAGFGVEDNELPQFFIDEPLPPTNKTSRLRADEVTEMMGRLLDQ, via the coding sequence ATGCGCACCTACTTACACATCGACCTGAAGACCCGTTCGGTCCGAAAAGAAGAACAAAGTGGTGAAACGCTGGCCCGTGCCGGGCGTTACATGATTGCAAAAACCCTGTTGGAGAGCGGAGCGGCCAAGGCCTCTCCCTTGGCGCCTGCAAACCCGCTGATTTTCTCAGCCGGTCCCTTTGCGGGCACGAACTTTTCCAATGCCAACCGTTTGAGCGTCGGCTGCAAAAGCCCGCTGACGGGTGGCGTTAAAGAATCCAACGCAGGCGGCACCTTCGCCTTTGCCATGGGACAGCTGGAAATTTCCGGCATTACGCTGAACGATGCGTCGGACGATTGGGTGGTGATTTACATCCCCAAAGACGGCGAGATCGTCTTTGATGATGCATCCCCTTACATGGGCAAAGGCAACATGGAAGCCGCCGCCATGCTTCACGAAAAGTATGGCGATAAGACCTCTATCGCGCTGTGTGGACCTGTGGGTGAGTACCAAGGCTTGATCGCGGGCATTGCCTTTAGCGATACCGATAACCGTCCGTCGCGTTTGGCGGCACGCGGTGGCGTGGGCGCGGTCATGGGCTCGAAAAAGGTCAAAGCCATCGTCGCAGACAAGCACAAAATGCCGCAGTTTCATGAGCGAAAAAAGCTGATGATGGCGGTGAAGTCTTACGGCGATAAAATCGTGGCCGATCCCAAGGCGCAAGGCTTGGCGACGTTGGGCACGGCCTTGGCTGCCGACGTGACGAACCACATCGGCGCGCTTCCGGTTAACAACTTTTCGATCGGTTCCGCGACCATTGACATGGATCCACCGTTCCCCATGGGTGGCGAAGCCATTCATGAACAAAACAAAGCGCGGGGCGGTGATGTGTCCCACGCCTGTATGCCGGGCTGCCAGATCAAGTGCTCCAACGTCTATGTCGACAAAAAGGGGGAAGAGATTGTTTCCCCCCTGGAATATGAAACCATCGGCCTGTTGGGCACCAACTGTGGTCTGAAAGACCCGGACGATGTGGCGTATATGAATTACGACTGCAACGATTTGGGCATCGACACCATCGAAGCCGGTGCTTTGATCGGCGTGTTGATGGAAGCGGGTGACGGTGCGTTTGGCGACGTGGACTTCATGCGCCAAGTCATGAAAGACATGATGGACGGCACCGAACGCGGTCGCGAACTCGCCCAGGGTGTGGCCATCGTCGGTGAGAAACGTGGCCTTAAACGTCTGCCTGTGATCAAGAAACAAGCGCTCAGCGCTTACGATCCGCGTGTCACGGAAGTCACGGCAATTTCTATGATGACCACGGTCCAAGGTGCGGACCACACGGTGGGCAACAGTCCGACGTTCCCAAGCACAGAGCACACGGTCGAAGAACTGGTGCAGGAAAGCTATAACCTACAAGTCTTGTGCGCCAGCAACGACAGCTTAGGCCTCTGCCTGTTTGGCCGCGCCGTCAGCAACGCCAATCAACAGATGGTGATTGACGCTCTGAACGATGCGTTGGGGACGGACTTGCCGGTGAACTTCTACGCCGACATCGGCCGCGACACGTTGCTGTTGGAACGCCAGTTTAATCAAGACGCAGGCTTTGGGGTCGAAGATAACGAGCTGCCACAGTTCTTCATCGATGAACCCTTGCCGCCGACCAACAAAACGTCACGCCTGCGTGCTGATGAAGTGACGGAAATGATGGGCAGGTTGTTGGATCAATAG
- the gltA gene encoding citrate synthase, with protein sequence MSTKKENTFTLTNNETGDSWELPVLEGTVGPRVIDVRRLYADTGHFTYDPGFTSTGSCQSEITYIDGDKGELQYRGYPIEQLAVSSDYVETCYLLIYGELPSAEEKDRFEHRLTYHTMLHEQIHSFYDGFRRDSHPMAIMVGVVGALAAFYHDSLDISDPKHRFVASTRLIAKMPTIAANAFRYSIGMQFVYPRNDLNYSENFLYMMFSNPCEEYVVNPVLARAMDRILILHMDHEQNASTSTVRLAGSSGANPFACISAGIASLWGPAHGGANEAVLNMLEEIGSVDRVDEYIAKAKDKEDPFRLMGFGHRVYKNFDPRATIMRETAHEVLKELGLEDEPLLKLAMALEKIALEDPYFVEKKLYPNVDFYSGIIYRAMGIPTEMFTVLFAVARTVGWVAQWNEMIEDPSQKIGRPRQLFQGSTPRDYVDIKDR encoded by the coding sequence ATGAGTACGAAAAAAGAAAATACGTTTACATTGACTAATAATGAGACCGGCGACAGTTGGGAGCTGCCCGTTCTCGAAGGCACCGTGGGACCGCGCGTCATCGACGTGCGTCGCTTATACGCCGACACCGGCCACTTCACTTACGACCCGGGCTTTACCTCCACAGGTAGCTGCCAATCCGAAATCACCTACATCGACGGTGATAAAGGTGAGCTGCAATATCGCGGTTATCCGATTGAACAACTGGCCGTTTCTTCCGACTATGTCGAAACCTGCTATCTGTTGATCTACGGCGAACTGCCCAGCGCAGAGGAAAAAGACCGGTTTGAGCACCGTTTGACGTATCACACGATGCTGCACGAACAGATTCACAGCTTCTACGACGGCTTCCGCCGCGACAGCCACCCGATGGCCATCATGGTCGGCGTGGTCGGCGCATTGGCTGCGTTCTATCACGACAGCTTGGACATCTCCGACCCGAAACACCGCTTTGTGGCGTCCACCCGTTTGATCGCCAAGATGCCGACCATCGCAGCCAACGCGTTCCGCTATTCCATCGGCATGCAGTTCGTCTATCCGCGCAACGATCTGAACTACTCTGAGAACTTCTTGTACATGATGTTCTCCAACCCGTGCGAAGAGTACGTCGTGAACCCGGTTCTGGCGCGCGCCATGGACCGTATTTTGATCTTGCACATGGATCACGAACAAAATGCTTCGACCTCGACCGTGCGTTTGGCCGGTTCGTCCGGTGCCAACCCGTTTGCGTGTATTTCCGCAGGCATCGCATCCCTTTGGGGTCCGGCCCACGGCGGTGCGAACGAAGCCGTTCTGAACATGCTCGAAGAAATCGGCTCGGTCGATCGCGTTGACGAATACATCGCCAAAGCCAAAGACAAGGAAGATCCGTTCCGCCTCATGGGCTTCGGTCACCGCGTCTACAAAAACTTCGACCCGCGCGCGACCATTATGCGCGAAACGGCGCACGAGGTTCTCAAAGAGCTGGGTTTGGAAGATGAGCCACTTTTGAAGCTGGCTATGGCCTTGGAAAAAATCGCGCTGGAAGATCCGTACTTCGTCGAGAAGAAACTGTATCCGAACGTCGATTTCTATTCCGGCATCATTTACCGCGCCATGGGGATCCCGACCGAAATGTTCACGGTGTTGTTCGCCGTGGCCCGTACCGTCGGCTGGGTTGCTCAGTGGAACGAAATGATCGAAGATCCGTCGCAAAAGATTGGCCGTCCGCGCCAATTGTTCCAAGGCTCAACGCCGCGCGACTACGTCGATATCAAAGACCGCTAA
- a CDS encoding response regulator transcription factor → MQFTNILIVDDSPTVCEFIARGLSKQNYQTVQAVRMEDALKYAGHTVDLIITDIIMPGMDGYQGIREIKSRWPSVPVIAMSAGAGEGGRDKTLLKARNIGADAIMQKPFTIEALSERIEYLLSRRGGVSKTRVLIVEDSAVQRKVMRRMFEDGRHEVFEAETAEEALTSREIVGVDLLVTDIFMPGEGGLAVIEKIRKNWPNIRIIAVSGGWKDEMMGEKTLTAAELVGADAALKKPFTPKQLFEVVDDVLARAEV, encoded by the coding sequence TTGCAGTTTACAAATATCTTGATTGTCGACGACAGTCCGACGGTCTGCGAGTTCATTGCTCGCGGTTTGTCGAAGCAAAACTACCAAACCGTCCAGGCCGTGCGCATGGAAGATGCGTTAAAATACGCCGGGCACACGGTGGATTTGATCATCACCGACATCATTATGCCGGGTATGGACGGCTATCAGGGCATCCGCGAGATTAAAAGCCGTTGGCCGTCGGTCCCTGTTATCGCCATGTCGGCAGGTGCAGGTGAGGGCGGGCGCGATAAAACGCTGCTCAAAGCGCGCAACATTGGTGCTGACGCCATCATGCAAAAGCCGTTTACCATCGAGGCTTTGAGCGAGCGTATTGAATACCTTCTGTCACGCCGGGGCGGGGTCAGCAAAACCCGCGTTCTCATCGTCGAAGATAGCGCCGTTCAGCGCAAAGTCATGCGCCGCATGTTCGAAGACGGGCGCCACGAAGTGTTCGAAGCCGAGACGGCGGAAGAGGCTCTGACGTCTCGTGAAATCGTCGGTGTCGATCTGTTGGTCACGGACATCTTCATGCCCGGTGAGGGCGGTCTGGCGGTGATCGAAAAGATCCGCAAGAACTGGCCCAACATCCGCATTATTGCCGTATCGGGCGGTTGGAAAGACGAGATGATGGGCGAGAAAACCCTCACAGCAGCCGAGCTCGTCGGTGCCGACGCCGCGCTCAAAAAGCCCTTTACACCAAAACAGCTTTTTGAGGTTGTGGATGATGTTTTGGCGCGAGCCGAAGTTTAA
- a CDS encoding ComEC/Rec2 family competence protein gives MAERHRWALWSPVLLGTGIGLYFALPFEPAGAFGFGLLVILGIFWAISVLRFKAVSWVFLALVLISLGLVLAMVRTWWVAAPALIAETGPVTVQGQVERIEDLERGKRVTLSHLTVTRLSPDLVPERARIRLSAKVLPPFQPGDWLEMRANLAPPPPPAMPGAFDFQRHSYFQGIGAVGFSFGAPKVVGRAPVRGINSLVFKFNQFRLELARSIQASEDGATGKVAAALMTGQRGTIPEGVMEDMRQSGLAHLLAISGLHVGLIAGLVFFALRGALALWPSVALSFPIKKWAAVGAIAAAFGYALLAGATVPTQRAFMMVSLVLLAVLFERKAVSMRLVMWAALVILVLSPESVLGASFQMSFSAVVALVAVYEALRTRGLYAKPAQTLWGRVGRYLLGVAITTAVAGLATGLFAAFHFNRVADFGLAANVVAVPVMALWIMPWAIVGFVLMPLGLESLALTPMGWGIDVVLATAHEVASWPGSVTLVPAFPVWGLSLMVLGALWLALWRGRVRALGAPLVALGLVGAIGWTSQPDVLIHQDGKLAAVVDHNGEYVFSTLRSAKFERAIWQRRAGAGDTGNRWQEMAFTQTGVSCDAQGCLYRLGGGVVAFAKTEDAQLEDCALADVVVVDTPLNLCQGMNHLISQDDLAEKGTHAIWFNAAGNVARIETVNGARGDRPWVIRETLNP, from the coding sequence GTGGCTGAAAGGCACCGCTGGGCCTTGTGGTCGCCTGTGTTGTTGGGGACGGGAATCGGCCTCTATTTCGCCTTGCCGTTTGAGCCTGCTGGCGCCTTTGGGTTTGGGCTTTTGGTCATCTTGGGCATCTTTTGGGCGATTTCAGTCCTTCGTTTTAAGGCCGTTTCGTGGGTGTTTTTGGCCTTGGTTCTGATTTCCCTGGGGCTTGTGCTGGCCATGGTGCGCACCTGGTGGGTGGCCGCGCCCGCGCTGATCGCAGAAACCGGGCCCGTCACGGTTCAAGGACAGGTCGAGCGGATTGAGGATTTGGAACGCGGCAAACGCGTGACCCTTAGCCATTTGACGGTCACGCGTCTCAGCCCGGATTTGGTGCCTGAACGTGCGCGCATTCGTCTCAGCGCGAAGGTTCTGCCGCCTTTTCAGCCCGGTGATTGGTTGGAAATGCGCGCCAACCTGGCGCCGCCGCCGCCACCCGCTATGCCCGGTGCGTTTGATTTCCAACGCCACAGCTATTTCCAAGGCATCGGTGCGGTGGGCTTTTCGTTTGGTGCGCCCAAAGTCGTGGGGCGTGCACCGGTGCGCGGCATCAATAGCTTGGTTTTTAAATTTAATCAGTTTCGTCTCGAGCTTGCGCGTTCCATCCAAGCCAGCGAGGACGGTGCGACGGGAAAAGTCGCGGCGGCGCTGATGACCGGACAGCGCGGCACAATCCCTGAGGGTGTGATGGAAGACATGCGCCAAAGCGGCTTGGCGCACCTGTTGGCGATTTCGGGGCTGCATGTGGGCCTCATCGCTGGTTTGGTGTTTTTTGCCCTGCGCGGGGCCTTGGCGCTGTGGCCTTCTGTTGCATTGAGCTTCCCCATCAAAAAGTGGGCGGCGGTGGGGGCGATTGCAGCGGCGTTCGGCTATGCCCTGTTGGCTGGGGCTACGGTGCCGACCCAGCGCGCCTTTATGATGGTGTCTTTGGTGTTACTGGCTGTGCTGTTTGAACGCAAAGCCGTATCCATGCGCTTGGTCATGTGGGCGGCGTTGGTGATTTTGGTGTTGTCGCCGGAAAGTGTGTTGGGGGCGAGCTTCCAAATGTCCTTTTCCGCCGTGGTGGCGCTTGTCGCCGTCTACGAAGCTCTGCGCACGCGCGGCTTGTACGCCAAACCTGCACAAACCTTGTGGGGACGGGTGGGGCGCTATCTCTTGGGCGTGGCCATAACGACCGCAGTGGCTGGGCTGGCGACGGGGCTGTTTGCAGCGTTCCACTTTAACCGGGTGGCGGATTTCGGCTTGGCGGCGAACGTTGTGGCGGTGCCCGTCATGGCACTGTGGATCATGCCGTGGGCCATTGTGGGCTTTGTTTTAATGCCGCTTGGCCTGGAAAGCTTGGCTTTGACGCCCATGGGCTGGGGCATTGATGTGGTCCTAGCCACCGCGCACGAGGTCGCCAGTTGGCCCGGGTCGGTCACCTTGGTGCCCGCCTTTCCCGTTTGGGGGCTGAGCCTCATGGTGTTGGGCGCGTTGTGGCTGGCACTTTGGCGGGGCCGGGTGCGTGCATTGGGTGCGCCATTGGTGGCCCTGGGGTTGGTCGGGGCTATTGGGTGGACGTCACAGCCGGATGTTTTGATCCATCAGGATGGCAAATTGGCGGCTGTGGTGGACCATAACGGGGAATATGTGTTCTCAACATTGCGTTCGGCAAAATTTGAACGCGCCATTTGGCAGCGTCGTGCAGGGGCAGGGGACACTGGTAATCGGTGGCAGGAGATGGCGTTCACACAGACGGGTGTGTCTTGCGATGCGCAAGGGTGTCTCTATCGTCTGGGCGGTGGTGTGGTGGCCTTCGCCAAAACGGAAGATGCGCAGCTGGAAGACTGCGCCCTGGCCGACGTGGTCGTGGTCGACACCCCCTTGAATCTCTGCCAAGGGATGAACCACTTGATCAGCCAAGACGATTTGGCTGAAAAAGGCACCCATGCCATTTGGTTTAACGCAGCGGGAAATGTTGCACGGATTGAGACGGTGAACGGTGCGCGCGGCGACAGGCCCTGGGTTATCCGAGAAACGCTCAACCCATAA
- a CDS encoding ABC transporter substrate-binding protein — protein sequence MLPKLRRLPISTALLLASSLWLGACSQEEQKPKDIGFMLGVDVFTNVYNGFKDGMTERGYTEGQTVNYFFGSAKSNKKTMASICRQFVQQKVDLVVTTTNGGALACKEALKGTSIPMVFTVVLSPVGSGVVDDMQSPSGNITGVRNPLNEFIGKRLEFLNALSPESKRVWLPYTPKYPTTKHFLGPLRKTAEMFDLTLVETEVNSTGDLLQALEQNPEPPFDAIFIAPNLVPQSKAGFGALKSYADQHGLPIVGNTFKQVEQGALFSYHVDKFQVGKQAAYLTDQILSTQDHIAFPVINSEPSLFLNMELIKKLGLQPSETLMSLSANVVE from the coding sequence ATGTTGCCGAAACTTCGTCGTTTGCCTATCTCAACAGCGCTCCTCCTTGCTTCCAGCCTATGGCTTGGCGCATGCTCCCAAGAAGAACAAAAGCCGAAAGATATCGGCTTCATGTTAGGTGTAGACGTCTTTACCAACGTCTATAACGGCTTCAAAGACGGCATGACTGAGCGCGGCTATACGGAAGGCCAAACCGTCAATTATTTCTTTGGCTCCGCCAAAAGCAACAAGAAGACCATGGCCAGCATTTGCCGCCAATTCGTGCAGCAAAAAGTCGACTTGGTCGTCACCACCACCAATGGCGGGGCCTTGGCCTGTAAAGAGGCGCTCAAAGGAACTTCGATCCCCATGGTCTTTACCGTGGTCTTGTCTCCGGTGGGCTCCGGTGTTGTGGACGACATGCAATCACCCTCCGGTAACATCACAGGGGTGCGCAACCCGTTGAACGAATTCATCGGCAAAAGACTAGAGTTTCTCAATGCTCTGTCTCCCGAAAGCAAGCGGGTTTGGCTGCCCTATACGCCCAAATACCCCACGACGAAACACTTCCTCGGCCCCCTGCGCAAAACGGCAGAAATGTTCGACTTGACGCTGGTTGAAACCGAAGTCAATTCGACAGGAGACCTTCTGCAAGCCCTGGAACAAAACCCAGAGCCCCCCTTTGACGCCATTTTCATTGCCCCCAATTTGGTGCCTCAATCCAAAGCCGGGTTTGGCGCTCTCAAAAGTTATGCGGATCAACACGGCCTGCCCATTGTCGGCAACACCTTCAAACAAGTCGAACAAGGGGCCTTGTTCAGCTATCACGTCGACAAGTTTCAAGTCGGCAAGCAAGCGGCTTATTTGACAGATCAAATTCTCAGCACCCAGGACCATATAGCCTTCCCGGTCATCAATTCCGAACCCAGCCTGTTTCTCAATATGGAGCTGATCAAAAAGTTAGGGTTACAGCCGTCAGAAACGTTGATGTCTCTCTCCGCAAACGTTGTCGAGTGA
- the gltX gene encoding glutamate--tRNA ligase has product MTVVTRFAPSPTGFLHIGGARTALFNYLYAKHTGGKFLLRIEDTDRERSTQEAFDAIQNGMKWLGLDWDGELVSQFQNAERHAEVAQELLAKGKAYKCTCTPEELAEMREKAKAEGRSTGYDGRCRDKDHDPQDGTYVVRIKAQHDGDTVIEDLIQGQVTVSNSTIDDFVILRTDGSPTYMLAVVVDDHDMGITHVVRGDDHLTNAFRQMQIYDALGWERPVFAHMPLLHGADGKKLSKRHGALGVEAYRDMGLLPEAVNNYLLRLGWSHGDDEIISQDQAIEWFDVVDVGKAAARFDADKLTHVNGHYMREADDQRLLDLIWPLIEDKLGDHIAPHGKAHVLAGMSSLKERAKTTLELAENAAFYAQARPLALTEKAAKLVSGDGATVLQDIVNKLNDCEDWQSASLQDLAKAYGEKAGLKLGKVAQPLRAALTGTTVSPSVFEILEILGKEESLGRLTDAISGAE; this is encoded by the coding sequence ATGACGGTCGTAACGCGCTTCGCGCCCTCACCTACTGGATTTTTACACATCGGCGGTGCCCGTACCGCGTTGTTCAATTATCTTTATGCTAAACATACCGGCGGCAAATTCCTGCTGCGCATTGAAGACACCGACCGCGAACGCTCCACCCAAGAAGCCTTCGACGCCATTCAAAACGGAATGAAGTGGCTTGGCCTGGATTGGGACGGCGAGCTGGTCTCCCAGTTCCAAAATGCTGAGCGCCACGCCGAAGTTGCCCAAGAGCTTCTGGCCAAGGGCAAAGCCTACAAATGCACCTGCACGCCCGAAGAACTGGCCGAGATGCGCGAAAAGGCGAAGGCCGAGGGCCGCTCGACAGGCTATGACGGGCGCTGCCGCGACAAAGACCATGATCCACAAGACGGCACATATGTCGTGCGCATCAAAGCGCAACACGACGGCGATACGGTGATTGAGGACCTGATCCAGGGCCAAGTCACGGTCTCCAACTCCACCATTGACGATTTTGTCATCCTGCGCACGGATGGCTCACCGACTTATATGTTGGCCGTGGTCGTTGATGACCATGACATGGGCATCACCCATGTGGTGCGCGGAGACGACCACCTGACCAATGCCTTCCGCCAAATGCAAATCTATGACGCATTGGGGTGGGAGCGCCCAGTCTTCGCCCACATGCCCCTGTTGCACGGCGCAGACGGCAAGAAGCTGTCCAAACGCCACGGTGCGCTGGGTGTGGAAGCATACCGCGATATGGGTTTGTTGCCCGAAGCCGTGAACAACTACCTTTTGCGTTTGGGCTGGAGCCACGGCGACGACGAGATCATTTCCCAAGACCAAGCCATCGAATGGTTCGACGTGGTGGACGTGGGCAAAGCCGCGGCACGTTTTGATGCCGACAAGCTGACACACGTCAACGGCCATTATATGCGCGAAGCGGACGATCAGCGTTTGCTCGACCTCATTTGGCCCTTAATCGAAGACAAGCTGGGCGATCACATCGCGCCTCACGGAAAGGCCCATGTGCTTGCGGGCATGAGTAGCTTGAAAGAGCGTGCCAAAACGACTTTGGAACTGGCTGAAAACGCCGCGTTTTATGCGCAGGCGCGTCCGCTGGCTCTCACCGAAAAAGCCGCCAAGCTGGTTTCCGGCGATGGTGCGACGGTGTTGCAAGACATCGTGAACAAACTGAACGATTGTGAAGATTGGCAATCCGCTTCCCTTCAAGATCTCGCTAAAGCCTACGGCGAAAAAGCCGGGCTGAAGCTTGGAAAAGTGGCCCAGCCGCTGCGCGCGGCTCTGACCGGAACCACCGTATCTCCAAGCGTGTTCGAGATTTTGGAAATTTTGGGGAAAGAGGAAAGCCTAGGGCGTTTAACAGACGCCATAAGCGGGGCTGAATAA
- a CDS encoding sensor histidine kinase, producing the protein MTTPKRQTPESLDKPSGTSMSKSLAWTFAGLSVMAIILVGAFSTWNIWQSEHRAQEADMSYRAELAATQVHEFLTTLQDSLDTGAVLVQASTDAAFKQHNSGVLARLMSRHKGVRSLSIINTQGAEVDKISRLTVVRTLSATKWADHNLLSTIRRGDDFIGLLTVSKVTHEPILTFAVPIRTIFNDIQGALIAEFNLRFMWEALSALDLRDSQVAFVADDTGRVLGHSLLHQVLREMRLNTADMALLQTSAKNKELILMQDPDGTTSVAYSVKISRINWLVGIKMPLNIAQARMYQGLILSVIVIVLIGTIATFAAFYFARRFTQPVHDLIGQSEGIARGQFDQDALKQGTHEVLQLSYALNKMAAQLKQAFSSLEHAKTEAERASQAKSEFLATVSHELRTPLTSIKGVTGLLSNGTVGNLPPKALNMLSMADKSTDRLTFLVNDILDAERILSDRMTFTFGDLSIDALVNQAIKENAGYALHYGVSFTGPDQTCGIKVRGDLDRLHQVLANLMSNAAKYACTNDNIKIEAQQLEDWVRVSVTDHGPGVPEDYIKNLFEWFSQADSSDERKSSGTGLGLFISKSIIQSHGGRIGLEQKPGEFTTFFFVLPIENKTAD; encoded by the coding sequence ATGACAACGCCAAAACGCCAAACCCCTGAGAGTTTGGACAAACCGTCCGGAACCTCCATGAGCAAAAGCCTAGCCTGGACATTTGCGGGGCTCAGCGTCATGGCGATCATTTTGGTCGGTGCGTTTTCAACTTGGAACATCTGGCAAAGTGAACACCGCGCCCAAGAAGCGGATATGTCGTATCGCGCAGAATTGGCGGCCACCCAAGTGCACGAGTTTTTAACGACCCTCCAAGACAGTTTGGACACTGGGGCCGTGTTGGTTCAGGCCTCAACGGATGCGGCGTTTAAACAGCATAACTCCGGCGTATTGGCGCGCTTGATGTCACGACACAAAGGTGTGCGCAGCTTGTCCATCATCAATACGCAAGGTGCCGAAGTTGATAAGATTTCGCGTCTGACCGTCGTTCGCACCTTAAGCGCGACAAAGTGGGCCGACCACAATTTGTTGAGCACAATTCGACGCGGGGACGATTTCATCGGCCTGTTGACCGTATCGAAAGTCACGCATGAACCTATACTGACCTTCGCCGTCCCTATCCGAACCATCTTCAACGACATCCAAGGCGCTTTGATCGCCGAGTTTAATTTACGATTTATGTGGGAGGCTTTGTCCGCACTGGATCTGCGTGACAGCCAAGTCGCTTTTGTGGCCGATGACACAGGCCGGGTTTTGGGACATTCCTTGCTGCATCAGGTTTTGCGTGAAATGCGTCTGAACACAGCCGATATGGCCTTGCTGCAGACCTCTGCCAAAAACAAGGAATTGATTTTGATGCAAGACCCAGATGGCACAACGTCCGTGGCTTACAGCGTCAAAATTTCGCGGATCAATTGGCTGGTGGGTATAAAGATGCCGCTCAACATTGCCCAGGCCAGGATGTATCAAGGCTTAATTCTGTCTGTTATCGTTATTGTCTTGATTGGAACCATCGCAACATTTGCCGCGTTTTACTTTGCGCGGCGCTTCACACAACCGGTGCACGACCTCATCGGTCAATCCGAAGGCATCGCCCGCGGACAGTTTGACCAAGACGCCCTGAAACAAGGGACACATGAAGTTCTGCAACTGTCATATGCCTTGAACAAAATGGCGGCCCAGTTAAAGCAAGCCTTTAGCAGCCTCGAACACGCCAAGACCGAAGCCGAACGCGCCAGTCAGGCAAAGTCCGAGTTTTTAGCCACCGTCAGTCACGAATTGCGCACACCGCTGACCTCCATCAAAGGGGTGACGGGCCTATTGAGCAATGGCACGGTGGGCAACCTTCCGCCCAAAGCACTCAACATGTTGAGCATGGCCGACAAGAGCACGGATCGTTTAACCTTTCTGGTCAACGATATCTTGGACGCTGAAAGAATTCTGTCCGATCGCATGACGTTTACGTTTGGCGACCTCAGTATTGATGCGTTGGTCAACCAAGCCATCAAAGAAAACGCCGGCTATGCTTTGCACTACGGTGTGTCGTTTACGGGTCCGGATCAAACGTGTGGCATAAAGGTTCGCGGTGATTTGGACCGCCTTCATCAGGTGCTGGCCAATCTGATGTCCAATGCCGCAAAGTATGCCTGCACCAATGACAACATCAAAATTGAAGCCCAACAGCTCGAAGACTGGGTCCGTGTCAGCGTCACCGACCATGGTCCCGGCGTGCCGGAAGACTATATTAAAAACCTATTCGAATGGTTCTCCCAGGCCGATAGCAGTGACGAGCGCAAATCCTCCGGCACGGGGTTGGGGTTGTTTATCTCTAAATCCATCATCCAAAGCCATGGTGGACGGATCGGGCTGGAACAAAAGCCCGGCGAATTCACGACCTTCTTTTTTGTGTTGCCCATTGAAAACAAAACGGCGGACTGA